A genomic segment from Daphnia pulex isolate KAP4 chromosome 5, ASM2113471v1 encodes:
- the LOC124193598 gene encoding isovaleryl-CoA dehydrogenase, mitochondrial-like, producing the protein MASLLFSRVVQNTAQRCQPQRLLPVIYNFSCSQQRQMTHYPIDDITSGLTEEQIQLRKTVFDFVQKELAPKANDIDKMNTFTEMREFYKKCGALGLLGITAKSEYGGSDGGYLDHCIIMEEISRASGAIGLSYGAHSNLCINQISRNGTEEQKQKYLPKLCSGDHMGALAMSEPGSGSDVVSMKLKAEKKGDYYVLNGNKFWITNGPDADVLIIYAKTGAADSKPQHGITAFLVEKDFPGFRTAQKLDKLGMRGSNTCELIFEDCKVPEANILGKLNRGVYVLMSGLESERLVLASGPVGIMQACCDTAFDYAHIRKQFGKRIGEFQLIQGKMADMYTTLSACRSYLYNVARACDRGHASNKDCAGVILYTAEKATLMALDAIQILGGNGYINDYPTGRYLRDAKLYEIGAGTSEVRRSIIGRSLNEEYK; encoded by the exons atGGCAAGCTTATTGTTTTCCCGTGTTGTCCAAAATACTGCCCAAAGATGCCAACCTCAAAGATTGCTTCCcgtaatttacaatttttcatGTTCACAGCAGCGTCAAATGACGCATTATCCCATTGATGATATAACCAGTGGTTTAACCGAAGAACAGATCCAG CTAAGAAAAACTGTCTTCGACTTCGTGCAGAAAGAACTTGCCCCCAAGGCCAATGATATCGACAAAATGAACACATTCACAGAAATGAGG GAATTCTACAAGAAATGTGGTGCATTGGGATTGTTGGGTATCACTGCCAAGTCAGAATACGGTGGAAGTGATGGAGGCTACTTGGACCATTGTATCATCATggaagaaatttcaagggcCTCTGGAGCAATTGGTCTTAGCTATGGAGCTCACTCCAACTTGTGCATCAATCAGATTTCCCGCAATGGAACTGAAGAGCAGAAACAGAAATACCTCCCCAAG CTGTGCTCTGGGGATCACATGGGAGCTCTAGCAATGTCTGAGCCTGGCTCGGGATCCGACGTCGTTTCTATGAAGTTAAAAGCCGAAAAGAAAGGCGACTACTACGTCTTGAATGGAAACAAGTTCTGGATCACTAACGGACCCGACGCTGACGTTCTCATTATCTACGCCAAAACAGGCGCAGCAGATTCAAAACCTCAGCACGGAATTACCGCCTTTCTCGTGGAGAAAGATTTCCCTGGATTTCGCACCGCCCAGAAACTTGATAAACTTGGAATGAGGGGCTCAAATACCTGCGAACTTATTTTTGAAGACTGCAAAGTTCCTGAAGCCAATATTCTCGGCAAGCTTAATCGTGGCGTGTACGTACTCATGAGCGGGCTTGAGTCTGAACGACTTGTACTGGCATCCGGACCTGTTGG TATTATGCAGGCATGTTGCGATACCGCGTTCGACTACGCCCACATCCGTAAACAGTTTGGGAAAAGAATTGGAGAATTCCAATTGATTCAAGGAAAGATGGCAGACATGTATACGACTTTGAGCGCTTGTCGATCCTACCTTTACAACGTAGCTAGAGCGTGCGATCGTGGTCACGCCAGCAACAAAGACTGTGCTGGAGTCATTCTTTACACGGCAGAGAAAGCCACTCTTATGGCTCTCGACGCCATTCAGATCCTAGGTGGTAATGGATACATCAACGATTACCCCACGGGCCGCTATTTGCGAGATGCGAAACTCTATGAAATTGGAGCCGGAACCAGTGAAGTTCGCCGTTCAATTATTGGTAGATCGTTGAATGAGGAATataaatga